In Flavobacterium lacustre, a genomic segment contains:
- a CDS encoding acyltransferase family protein: MNELKKRYLSLDVFRGLDIALMIIVNSPGKEATTFAPLLHAKWHGFTLTDLVFPTFLFIVGNSMSFSMPKYETLSHSTFFSKVIKRTLIIFLLGFLMYWFPFFENGSLKSLSDTRIFGVLQRIALCYFFASIVLRFWNWKGALIFSAFALLSYQYLLFVFGDLTLAGNAVLKLDAWLIGESHMYHGNGIAFDPEGLLSTLPAIVNIIGGFLAGSFLQKNGQNFKTIGRMTLIGGLLIIVALGWDLFFPINKKLWTSSFVLLTIGLDLIILSVLVYVLDILKKVRWTFFFEVLGKNPLFIYLLSELLVITLYVTKIKESSAYNWIADNVFISWLGGYLGSFAFALSIMLTCWIVGYFLNRNKIYIKI; the protein is encoded by the coding sequence ATGAATGAACTAAAAAAGCGCTATTTATCATTAGATGTTTTTAGGGGTTTGGATATTGCCCTAATGATTATTGTTAATTCTCCGGGAAAAGAAGCCACTACTTTTGCGCCTTTATTGCACGCCAAATGGCATGGTTTTACATTAACGGATTTGGTTTTTCCAACGTTCCTTTTTATCGTTGGGAATTCCATGAGTTTTAGCATGCCCAAATATGAAACTTTGTCTCATTCTACCTTTTTCTCCAAAGTCATCAAGCGTACTTTAATAATATTTTTACTTGGCTTTTTGATGTATTGGTTTCCGTTTTTTGAAAATGGCAGCCTTAAAAGTTTAAGTGATACCCGAATATTTGGGGTGCTTCAAAGAATCGCCTTGTGCTATTTCTTTGCGTCTATTGTTTTACGTTTTTGGAATTGGAAAGGCGCATTAATTTTCAGTGCTTTTGCGCTTCTTTCTTATCAGTATCTACTCTTTGTCTTTGGAGATTTGACCCTTGCGGGCAACGCAGTTTTAAAATTGGATGCCTGGTTAATTGGCGAAAGCCACATGTATCATGGCAATGGAATCGCTTTTGATCCAGAAGGTTTATTGAGCACACTACCGGCAATCGTAAATATAATTGGTGGTTTTTTAGCGGGGTCTTTTCTTCAGAAAAATGGTCAGAATTTTAAAACTATCGGCCGAATGACACTAATTGGTGGTTTATTGATTATAGTTGCCTTAGGTTGGGATTTGTTTTTTCCAATAAATAAAAAACTTTGGACAAGCTCCTTTGTTTTGCTCACCATTGGCCTGGATCTAATTATTCTTTCGGTCTTGGTTTATGTTTTAGATATATTAAAAAAAGTGAGATGGACATTCTTTTTTGAAGTCTTGGGTAAAAACCCCTTGTTTATTTATCTACTATCCGAATTGCTTGTTATTACATTATATGTAACTAAAATAAAAGAAAGTTCGGCTTATAATTGGATTGCGGATAATGTATTTATTTCTTGGCTTGGCGGTTATTTGGGATCTTTTGCATTTGCCCTTTCGATAATGCTGACGTGTTGGATTGTTGGTTATTTTCTGAATAGAAATAAAATTTACATAAAAATATAA
- a CDS encoding PepSY domain-containing protein, translating to MSKKRTLSTTMRIVHRYLGFFLAGIMAVYALSGIVLIFRDSDFLKQEKQVVKTVKPNTSGEDLGRMLELRGFKAEREEGDVVYFKEGTYNKTTGVADYTTKELPIVLEKMTHLHKAKSGDPLFFLNVFFGLSLLFFVVSSFWMFMPKTSIFKKGLYFTAAGLVLTLILLFV from the coding sequence ATGTCAAAAAAACGAACTCTTAGTACAACAATGCGCATCGTTCACCGATATTTAGGCTTTTTTCTTGCCGGAATTATGGCCGTTTATGCTTTAAGCGGAATAGTATTAATTTTTAGAGATTCTGATTTTCTAAAACAAGAAAAACAAGTAGTAAAAACGGTAAAACCAAATACAAGTGGTGAGGATTTAGGTCGTATGTTGGAGCTTCGAGGTTTCAAAGCAGAACGAGAAGAAGGTGATGTCGTTTATTTTAAAGAAGGAACGTATAACAAAACAACAGGAGTAGCAGATTATACAACAAAAGAACTTCCCATAGTTCTTGAAAAAATGACACATCTTCATAAAGCAAAATCAGGAGATCCTTTATTCTTTTTGAATGTGTTTTTTGGTCTGTCACTTTTGTTTTTTGTGGTATCTTCTTTTTGGATGTTCATGCCTAAAACATCAATATTCAAAAAAGGATTATACTTTACCGCAGCAGGTCTTGTCTTGACTCTGATTTTGTTATTTGTATAA
- a CDS encoding glycoside hydrolase family 127 protein — translation MLWLALIMVSTTVVYGQSAQLQNFPLSSVRLLESPFKAAQETDMKYILALDPDRLLVPYLREAGITSKSNSYSNWENTGLDGHIGGHYLSALSEMYAATGNEQIKERLDYMLNLLEQCQQKNGNGYIGGVPGSKPLWDAIAQGKIEAGSFSLNDKWVPWYNIHKVYAGLIDAYILTGNEKARNMLIQFSDWCVNLTANLSDDQIQQMLRSEHGGMNEVFADVAAITGDKKYLKLAEKFSHKVILNPLLENKDVLNGLHANTQIPKVIGFMRVAEVSGDKEWANAATFFWNTVVNNRTISIGGNSVREHFNPATDFSSMIESREGPETCNSYNMLKLSKHLFLSDPSSKYMDYYERTTYNHILSSQHPDGGFVYFTPIRPRHYRVYSESQQSFWCCVGSGLENHGKYGEMIYAHDGQNLYVNLFIASTLNWKEKGIKVTQDTKFPFEEKSSFTFTLNKPKKFAVKFRYPSWVEDGKLIIRVNNKEINSTKDINSYVSIERKWKTGDVISVVLPMQNKTEQLPDKSSWVSFVHGPIVLAAVTDTTDLIGLKADDSRMGHIANGPIYPIEEAPLLVSDAADLAVSLKPVTNKPFTFSASDLIYQEKYKNLQLVPFFQIHDARYMLYWPFTTKEKLPEIQKAMKEREEAQMKLEAVTVDVVTPGEQQPESDHNFKGEKTETGIFKERHFRYGQGFFTYDLKNALFEAHKLRFTYFGGDKNKKFEVYINDILVSTINMDGSEGDQFIDKTVELPAEFLKSKSKILQVKFKAKSNSTITGIYEVRLLK, via the coding sequence ATGCTTTGGCTCGCACTGATAATGGTTTCAACGACCGTTGTTTATGGACAGTCAGCTCAACTTCAGAATTTCCCTTTATCATCGGTTCGTTTACTTGAAAGCCCTTTCAAAGCGGCTCAGGAAACCGATATGAAGTATATTTTAGCGCTTGATCCCGATCGGTTATTGGTGCCATATTTAAGAGAAGCCGGAATAACATCTAAATCAAATAGCTACAGTAACTGGGAAAATACAGGTCTTGATGGTCATATTGGCGGACACTATCTTTCGGCTTTATCAGAGATGTATGCAGCTACAGGGAATGAGCAAATAAAGGAAAGACTCGATTATATGCTCAATTTGCTTGAACAATGTCAGCAGAAAAATGGGAACGGATACATTGGAGGCGTTCCGGGAAGCAAACCATTATGGGACGCTATAGCCCAAGGAAAAATTGAGGCCGGAAGCTTTTCATTGAATGACAAATGGGTTCCTTGGTATAATATTCATAAAGTATATGCCGGATTGATTGATGCTTATATTTTGACCGGAAATGAAAAAGCTAGAAACATGCTTATCCAATTTTCTGATTGGTGCGTAAATCTTACGGCAAATCTATCCGATGACCAGATTCAGCAAATGTTGCGCAGTGAACACGGTGGTATGAATGAGGTTTTTGCAGATGTGGCTGCGATTACTGGTGATAAAAAATATTTGAAACTTGCTGAGAAATTCTCCCACAAAGTGATTTTGAATCCCCTTTTGGAAAATAAAGATGTGTTAAATGGATTACATGCCAACACCCAGATTCCTAAAGTGATTGGTTTTATGCGCGTTGCCGAAGTTTCCGGTGATAAAGAATGGGCGAATGCGGCTACCTTTTTTTGGAACACCGTTGTCAATAACAGAACCATTTCTATCGGAGGAAACAGCGTTAGAGAACACTTTAATCCTGCAACCGATTTTTCCTCTATGATTGAATCAAGAGAAGGTCCTGAAACCTGCAACAGTTATAATATGCTTAAATTGAGTAAGCATTTATTTCTGTCTGATCCTTCTTCAAAATATATGGATTATTATGAGCGCACCACCTATAACCATATTCTGTCATCACAGCATCCTGACGGCGGATTCGTTTATTTTACACCCATTCGACCACGTCATTACAGAGTATATTCAGAGTCACAACAGTCGTTTTGGTGTTGTGTAGGTTCGGGTCTTGAAAATCACGGAAAGTATGGAGAAATGATTTATGCACATGACGGCCAAAATCTTTATGTGAACCTTTTTATTGCTTCTACCCTTAATTGGAAAGAAAAAGGAATTAAAGTAACTCAAGATACCAAGTTCCCGTTTGAAGAAAAATCTTCTTTCACATTTACGTTAAACAAGCCGAAGAAATTTGCCGTTAAGTTCCGTTATCCATCTTGGGTAGAAGACGGGAAGTTAATAATCAGGGTCAATAACAAAGAAATTAATAGTACAAAAGATATAAATTCGTATGTTTCAATTGAACGAAAATGGAAAACAGGAGATGTGATTTCGGTGGTTTTGCCAATGCAAAATAAAACAGAGCAACTTCCGGATAAATCATCTTGGGTTTCTTTTGTCCACGGTCCAATTGTACTTGCGGCAGTTACCGATACCACAGATTTAATTGGTTTAAAAGCGGACGACAGCCGTATGGGACATATTGCGAACGGACCTATTTATCCTATAGAAGAGGCGCCTTTGCTTGTTTCTGATGCTGCAGATTTAGCAGTTTCTTTGAAACCAGTAACAAACAAACCATTTACTTTCTCGGCTTCGGATCTTATTTATCAGGAAAAATACAAGAACCTGCAACTGGTTCCATTTTTCCAGATTCATGATGCCCGATATATGCTGTATTGGCCGTTTACAACCAAAGAAAAATTGCCGGAAATTCAAAAAGCGATGAAAGAAAGAGAGGAAGCTCAAATGAAATTAGAAGCTGTTACGGTAGATGTGGTCACTCCCGGAGAACAGCAACCGGAATCAGATCATAATTTTAAAGGAGAAAAAACCGAAACCGGAATTTTTAAAGAACGTCATTTCAGATACGGACAAGGATTTTTTACTTATGATTTGAAAAATGCACTTTTTGAGGCTCATAAATTACGCTTTACGTATTTTGGTGGTGACAAGAATAAAAAATTTGAGGTTTATATTAATGATATTTTGGTGTCAACTATAAACATGGACGGATCAGAAGGAGATCAATTTATTGATAAAACAGTAGAACTTCCTGCTGAATTTCTCAAGAGTAAGTCAAAAATTTTACAAGTAAAGTTTAAAGCAAAATCGAATTCAACTATTACCGGTATTTACGAGGTACGCTTATTAAAATAG
- a CDS encoding 3-keto-disaccharide hydrolase: protein MKQNHFSKWCIILVSSISLLSYAQKTESHNTLTDEQKQEGWALLFDGTTTTGWHIYNQGNIKSAWAVIDGELICDPNTENVQRGDLVSDKTYDNYDFTFEWKITKGGNSGVFINVQEAEEFPTAWTTGPEYQLLDNANASTHDLRDGLRLSGCVYGLAPLKNKVSTKRFGEWNSSRILQQNGKITFWLNGVLTGEEVINSDRWKELVAASNLGKFPSFGKAISGRIAFQDWAKGVSLRNIKIKELK, encoded by the coding sequence ATGAAACAAAACCACTTTTCCAAATGGTGCATTATTTTAGTGTCCTCAATAAGTTTACTGTCGTATGCTCAAAAAACAGAGAGTCACAATACATTAACTGACGAACAGAAGCAAGAAGGTTGGGCATTGCTTTTTGATGGAACAACTACAACGGGTTGGCACATTTATAATCAGGGAAATATTAAGTCTGCTTGGGCGGTTATTGATGGGGAGTTAATTTGTGATCCCAATACCGAAAACGTGCAACGCGGCGACCTCGTTTCGGATAAAACCTATGATAATTATGATTTTACTTTTGAATGGAAAATCACCAAGGGAGGGAATAGCGGTGTATTCATCAATGTTCAAGAAGCCGAAGAATTTCCAACGGCTTGGACTACGGGGCCTGAATATCAATTGTTAGATAATGCAAATGCTTCGACTCATGATTTGAGAGATGGATTGCGTTTATCCGGTTGTGTTTACGGCTTGGCTCCATTAAAAAATAAAGTAAGTACGAAACGATTTGGCGAGTGGAATTCTTCCCGAATTTTGCAACAAAACGGGAAAATTACCTTTTGGCTGAATGGAGTTTTAACGGGTGAGGAAGTCATAAACAGTGACCGTTGGAAAGAATTGGTTGCAGCAAGTAATTTGGGGAAATTCCCCTCATTTGGAAAAGCAATCAGTGGTCGAATCGCATTTCAGGATTGGGCAAAGGGAGTTTCTTTGAGAAATATTAAGATAAAAGAGTTGAAGTAA
- a CDS encoding NPCBM/NEW2 domain-containing protein: MIKSKFKKIGLFILFFSISNVEVQAQSDKKFHDWAATPPMGWNSWDCYGPTVTEAEVKANADYMAKYLKPYGWDYIVVDIRWYVGNDKAHGYNEKDPDYVLDQYGRFLPAVNRFPSAAGGKGFKPLADYLHKKGLKFGIHIMRGIPVIAVKQNLPIKGTNVTARDIYSDKNQCSWLRDMYTVVPGKPGAQEYYNSLFELYASWGLDFVKIDDLSSPIYFEEEINMIRKAIDRTRRKIVLSTSPGETPIAHADHVQKNANMWRTVGDFWDSWQQLKEHFEVFERWNKWRSYGAYPDGDMLPMGKIGIRAERGNPRMTNFTPDEQYTLMTLWSIFKSPLMFGGNLPDNDPFTISLLTNKKVLKVLNESINNKPIFTDENKAAWIADEPGTGAKYLAVFNTTDQKITIEEKAVWNSGLLTKETPGHSKRVDIDITGVKKLYLVVNDGDHKTDWDHANWIAPTLYTEKDSLKLTDLKWIKATSGWEKPNVNKSVSGNDLTINKVKYENGIGTHSNSIIEFDVPEGYTRFKALVGLDEACVTQNVGATVKFLVFTENPSGALPPPSMKIPIHFKELGLSGSYLITDLWSGKVVGEFSGEFSPEINLHGAGLYRIIKVSK; encoded by the coding sequence ATGATTAAATCTAAATTTAAGAAAATAGGACTTTTTATCTTATTTTTTTCTATATCTAATGTGGAAGTTCAAGCACAATCTGATAAAAAATTTCATGATTGGGCAGCAACTCCACCTATGGGTTGGAACAGCTGGGATTGTTACGGGCCCACAGTTACCGAAGCAGAGGTAAAAGCCAATGCAGATTATATGGCTAAATATTTAAAACCCTACGGCTGGGATTATATTGTAGTCGATATTAGATGGTATGTTGGTAACGATAAAGCACACGGTTACAATGAAAAAGATCCGGATTATGTTTTAGATCAATATGGCAGATTTTTACCTGCAGTGAACCGTTTTCCCTCAGCTGCAGGAGGAAAAGGCTTTAAACCATTGGCTGATTACCTTCATAAAAAAGGATTAAAGTTTGGTATTCATATCATGAGAGGTATTCCTGTAATAGCCGTAAAACAAAATTTACCTATAAAAGGCACCAATGTAACAGCCCGAGATATTTATTCTGACAAAAATCAGTGCAGTTGGTTGCGCGATATGTATACTGTCGTACCTGGTAAGCCAGGAGCACAGGAATATTACAATTCACTTTTTGAACTTTATGCGTCATGGGGACTCGATTTTGTTAAGATAGATGATCTTTCTTCCCCTATTTATTTTGAAGAGGAAATAAACATGATTCGCAAAGCCATTGATCGCACCAGACGTAAAATTGTATTGAGTACTTCGCCGGGAGAAACTCCAATTGCACATGCAGATCACGTTCAAAAAAACGCGAATATGTGGCGTACAGTAGGAGATTTTTGGGACAGTTGGCAACAATTAAAAGAGCATTTTGAGGTGTTCGAACGCTGGAATAAGTGGCGTTCTTATGGTGCTTATCCAGATGGCGATATGCTGCCGATGGGTAAAATTGGTATCCGTGCCGAAAGAGGAAATCCCCGCATGACTAATTTCACACCAGACGAACAGTACACTTTGATGACGCTTTGGAGTATTTTTAAATCCCCATTAATGTTTGGAGGAAATCTACCGGATAATGATCCTTTCACAATTTCTTTACTGACCAATAAAAAGGTATTGAAAGTTTTGAATGAAAGCATAAACAATAAACCGATTTTTACAGACGAAAATAAAGCAGCTTGGATTGCTGATGAACCAGGAACCGGAGCTAAATATTTAGCGGTTTTTAATACAACCGATCAGAAAATCACGATTGAAGAAAAAGCAGTTTGGAACAGCGGACTCCTAACAAAAGAAACTCCGGGTCACAGTAAAAGGGTTGATATTGATATTACGGGTGTAAAAAAACTGTATTTGGTGGTAAATGATGGCGATCACAAAACAGATTGGGACCATGCGAATTGGATTGCGCCAACTTTGTATACTGAAAAAGATTCTCTTAAGCTTACCGATTTAAAATGGATAAAAGCAACATCCGGATGGGAAAAACCAAATGTTAACAAAAGTGTTTCTGGCAATGATCTTACAATAAATAAAGTGAAATATGAAAATGGTATCGGGACACATTCTAATTCAATTATAGAATTTGATGTACCGGAAGGTTACACCCGTTTTAAAGCGCTTGTGGGATTAGATGAAGCTTGTGTTACTCAAAATGTAGGAGCCACTGTTAAATTTTTGGTATTTACCGAAAACCCTTCAGGTGCTTTGCCTCCGCCGAGTATGAAAATTCCAATACACTTTAAAGAATTAGGACTTTCTGGTTCGTACTTAATCACAGATTTGTGGTCAGGAAAAGTAGTAGGTGAATTCTCTGGTGAATTTTCTCCCGAAATTAACTTGCATGGTGCAGGCTTATACAGAATTATTAAAGTATCAAAATAA
- a CDS encoding Gfo/Idh/MocA family protein, whose product MGKELSRRNLLKTLGLATGGLLTLPLHGFAETNLRLHIPITLKNPAPDKPVTAITLGAGNRGNVYGEYALKFPDHLKIVGVADPNQIRNKRYSQKHNIPMGNSFKTWEDVFEQPKFADAIIITTPDNLHFGPCMKALAMGYDILLEKPIAPTEKECRKILALAKETNRVVAVCHVLRYSPYFIKLRELIQNGSIGELISVQHFEPIQHIHMSHSYVRGNWHNSTETTPIILAKSCHDLDILRWMIGSSCEKIAAFGDLKWFRKENKPVGATPRCIDGCTVEKECPYSALKIYYRDRQRTHVFDLPDEVEKHGEVILDRLKTTNYGRCVYQMDNDQPDHYTTNLQFSNGVTASFNMEAFTSYEGRRTRIMGSHGDIVGDMSQFTYTNFLTGEKTEWKLTSDAHGGGDWNLVADWVQAVSQQNSGLLSSSIDVSVESHIIGFTAEKSRLSGKIKKIVV is encoded by the coding sequence ATGGGAAAAGAACTTTCTAGAAGAAATCTCCTTAAAACCTTAGGGCTTGCCACTGGGGGATTATTGACTTTGCCTTTGCATGGATTTGCCGAAACAAACCTCCGTTTGCACATTCCTATTACTTTGAAAAATCCCGCACCAGACAAACCAGTTACGGCAATTACGCTTGGCGCTGGGAATCGTGGAAATGTTTATGGCGAATATGCCCTTAAATTTCCAGATCATTTAAAGATTGTCGGTGTGGCTGATCCTAATCAAATTAGAAATAAGCGGTATTCCCAAAAACACAATATCCCTATGGGAAATAGTTTTAAAACTTGGGAAGATGTTTTTGAGCAGCCTAAATTTGCAGATGCTATCATCATTACTACACCTGATAATTTGCATTTTGGTCCATGTATGAAGGCATTGGCTATGGGTTACGATATCTTGCTAGAAAAACCAATTGCACCCACTGAAAAAGAATGCCGAAAAATATTGGCTTTGGCAAAAGAAACCAATCGCGTAGTGGCAGTTTGTCATGTGTTGAGGTATTCTCCTTATTTTATAAAACTGCGGGAGCTTATTCAAAATGGTAGTATTGGCGAATTAATCAGCGTTCAGCATTTTGAACCCATTCAGCACATACATATGTCTCACAGTTATGTTCGTGGAAACTGGCATAATAGCACCGAAACCACTCCTATAATTCTGGCGAAATCGTGTCATGATCTTGATATCTTGCGTTGGATGATAGGAAGTTCTTGCGAAAAAATAGCAGCTTTTGGAGATTTAAAATGGTTTAGAAAAGAAAATAAACCAGTCGGAGCAACCCCTCGTTGCATTGATGGATGCACCGTTGAAAAAGAATGTCCTTATAGTGCTCTGAAAATTTACTATCGAGACCGCCAACGAACTCATGTTTTTGATCTTCCCGATGAGGTAGAAAAACATGGAGAAGTTATTCTTGATCGACTAAAAACTACTAATTATGGCCGTTGTGTGTATCAAATGGACAACGATCAGCCGGATCATTATACTACTAATCTTCAGTTTTCTAATGGTGTAACGGCTTCATTTAATATGGAAGCTTTTACTTCCTACGAAGGCAGACGGACCAGAATTATGGGAAGTCATGGAGATATCGTTGGCGATATGTCCCAATTTACTTATACCAATTTTTTAACTGGAGAAAAAACCGAATGGAAACTAACCAGTGATGCACATGGTGGTGGCGATTGGAATTTGGTTGCCGATTGGGTACAAGCCGTTTCTCAACAAAACTCAGGCTTGCTTTCTTCCTCAATCGACGTTTCTGTTGAAAGTCATATTATTGGATTTACTGCCGAAAAAAGTCGTTTGTCTGGAAAGATCAAAAAAATCGTAGTTTAG
- a CDS encoding amidohydrolase yields MKKKSLIPILFLVTISVFGQKNKKVIADLDNKKDSYTTIAQKIWGYAEMGFKEEKSATLLQETLSAEGFTITKGVAGMPTAFIAEYGEGKPVIALLGEYDALPGLSQEAVPEKKSGEKAAGHACGHHLFGTASMAAAIEVKNWLKANKKKGTIRFYGCPAEEGGSGKVYLVREGLFHDVDAALHWHPNDENDANAGSALANKSAKFRFYGISSHAAIAPEKGRSALDGVEAMDMMVNMMREHIPSDARIHYVITNGGKAPNVVPDFAEVYYYVRHGNRKTVMEIFDRITKAAEGAALGTGTKMDFEFIGGTHELLPNLTIQKLMYDNLVTVGGVNYTEEDKVFAAKISESLGIKNESVTKANTILPYKTESEPFGSTDVGDVSFTVPTAGMSSATWVPGTPAHSWQAVASGGTAIGNKGMMVAAKTLTLTAIDLFLNPAVISKAKEELILKRGEDFKYIPLLGDRAPALDYRK; encoded by the coding sequence ATGAAGAAAAAATCGCTTATTCCAATTTTGTTTTTAGTTACTATTTCTGTTTTTGGTCAAAAAAACAAAAAAGTAATAGCTGATTTAGATAATAAAAAAGACAGCTACACAACAATTGCACAAAAAATATGGGGTTATGCCGAAATGGGCTTTAAAGAAGAAAAAAGTGCCACATTGTTACAAGAAACATTAAGTGCCGAAGGGTTTACTATTACTAAAGGTGTTGCCGGAATGCCTACCGCTTTTATTGCCGAATATGGTGAAGGAAAACCTGTTATTGCGCTATTGGGAGAATACGATGCGCTTCCGGGACTTTCGCAGGAAGCAGTTCCCGAGAAAAAGTCGGGAGAAAAAGCCGCCGGACATGCTTGCGGTCATCATTTATTTGGCACCGCGTCTATGGCAGCGGCTATAGAAGTAAAAAATTGGCTCAAAGCCAATAAGAAAAAAGGAACCATTCGGTTTTATGGCTGTCCCGCAGAAGAAGGTGGCTCCGGAAAAGTATATTTAGTTCGCGAAGGGCTTTTTCATGATGTAGATGCAGCTTTGCATTGGCATCCAAATGATGAAAACGATGCCAATGCAGGATCAGCCTTGGCCAATAAATCAGCTAAATTCAGATTTTATGGCATATCATCACATGCTGCAATTGCTCCCGAAAAAGGCAGGTCAGCGCTTGATGGTGTTGAAGCAATGGATATGATGGTCAATATGATGCGGGAACACATTCCTTCGGATGCCAGAATACATTATGTAATTACTAATGGCGGAAAAGCGCCCAATGTAGTTCCTGATTTTGCCGAAGTATATTATTATGTTCGACATGGGAACAGGAAAACCGTGATGGAAATTTTCGACAGAATCACTAAAGCTGCGGAAGGAGCCGCGTTAGGAACGGGAACCAAAATGGATTTTGAATTCATTGGAGGAACTCATGAATTATTGCCAAACCTGACGATTCAAAAACTGATGTATGATAATTTAGTTACCGTAGGAGGAGTCAACTATACCGAAGAAGACAAAGTATTTGCTGCCAAAATCTCGGAAAGTTTAGGTATAAAAAATGAAAGTGTGACGAAAGCAAACACTATTCTACCTTACAAAACCGAAAGCGAGCCTTTTGGTTCAACCGATGTTGGCGATGTCAGTTTTACTGTCCCAACAGCCGGAATGAGCAGCGCTACTTGGGTTCCTGGAACTCCCGCTCATAGTTGGCAAGCCGTTGCTTCCGGCGGAACAGCTATTGGTAACAAAGGAATGATGGTGGCTGCCAAAACCCTTACATTAACCGCCATTGATTTATTTTTGAATCCTGCTGTTATTTCAAAAGCAAAAGAAGAATTGATTCTAAAAAGAGGAGAAGATTTCAAATACATTCCGCTTCTTGGCGACAGAGCTCCTGCTTTGGATTATAGAAAATAA
- a CDS encoding Dabb family protein, whose protein sequence is MMIRRRFIGSAALFGIAGIMGFASRPKKKVLLHHVFFWLKNPQSEADKQQLISGLKTLSAIPTIRQIHVGVLASTEKREVVDTSWDVSELMFFDDEAGQKVYQDHPIHQDFIKNCSHLWEKVVVYDALDV, encoded by the coding sequence ATGATGATACGTAGAAGATTTATTGGTTCGGCAGCTTTATTCGGAATTGCTGGTATTATGGGATTTGCATCACGTCCGAAGAAAAAAGTCTTATTGCACCATGTGTTTTTTTGGTTAAAAAATCCACAATCAGAGGCTGATAAACAGCAATTGATTTCTGGTTTAAAAACCTTATCGGCAATCCCTACAATTCGTCAAATTCATGTGGGAGTTTTAGCTTCTACAGAAAAACGTGAAGTTGTAGACACTTCTTGGGATGTTTCTGAACTCATGTTTTTTGATGATGAAGCGGGTCAGAAAGTGTACCAAGATCATCCGATTCATCAGGATTTTATAAAAAACTGTTCTCATTTATGGGAAAAAGTAGTGGTTTATGATGCTTTAGATGTGTAA